The Pseudanabaena galeata CCNP1313 genome includes a region encoding these proteins:
- a CDS encoding rod shape-determining protein: MGLLRHFTKDIGIDLGTANTLIYVSGEGIVLQEPSVVAIDQRDKTAYAVGNEANKMIGRTPGDIIAVRPLKDGVIADFDSAELMLRSFIQKVKKGVFNPRIAIGIPSGVTGVEWRAVMDAARRAGASEVYPIDEPIAAAIGAGLPVTEATGNMIIDIGGGTTEVAVMSLQGIVLSESVRVAGDELSEAIMKYMKTVHNLVVGERTSEEIKIKIGSAYPIKEETSMEVRGLHLLSGLPRTVTVKSSEIRESMSEPLSVIIEAVKRTLERTPPELAADIIDRGIMLAGGGAMLNGIDTLISHETGIITHIAPAPLDCVVIGAGRVLEDYKNLGRVLTSRLKSL, from the coding sequence GTGGGTTTATTACGCCATTTTACGAAAGACATCGGCATTGACCTCGGTACTGCCAACACATTAATTTATGTGTCTGGTGAAGGTATTGTTCTGCAAGAGCCATCGGTTGTCGCGATCGATCAACGCGATAAGACTGCCTATGCAGTCGGAAATGAAGCCAATAAAATGATCGGTCGCACACCTGGTGACATCATTGCCGTGCGCCCCCTCAAAGATGGCGTAATTGCTGACTTTGACTCGGCTGAGTTGATGCTGCGCTCATTCATTCAGAAAGTTAAGAAGGGTGTTTTTAATCCACGTATTGCGATCGGCATTCCTAGTGGTGTAACAGGCGTGGAATGGCGTGCTGTCATGGATGCCGCCCGTCGAGCTGGCGCAAGTGAAGTTTACCCAATTGATGAGCCGATCGCCGCCGCGATCGGGGCAGGACTACCTGTAACTGAAGCAACGGGGAACATGATCATTGACATTGGGGGTGGTACTACCGAAGTTGCCGTCATGAGCTTGCAGGGAATTGTATTGAGTGAGTCCGTGCGTGTTGCGGGTGATGAACTCAGCGAAGCCATCATGAAGTACATGAAGACAGTACATAACCTCGTTGTCGGGGAACGTACATCTGAAGAAATCAAAATTAAAATTGGTTCGGCTTATCCCATTAAAGAAGAAACTTCGATGGAGGTAAGAGGTTTACACCTGCTATCAGGCTTGCCTCGTACCGTCACTGTAAAGTCTTCGGAAATTCGCGAAAGCATGAGTGAACCACTCTCTGTGATTATTGAAGCAGTGAAGCGAACGCTAGAGCGTACACCTCCTGAACTAGCTGCTGATATTATTGATCGCGGCATCATGTTGGCTGGTGGTGGAGCCATGCTGAATGGTATTGACACCCTGATTAGTCATGAGACTGGAATTATCACTCATATTGCCCCAGCTCCTTTGGACTGTGTGGTAATCGGTGCTGGTCGCGTTTTAGAAGATTATAAAAATCTTGGTCGTGTCTTAACCAGTCGCTTGAAAAGTTTATAG
- a CDS encoding SRPBCC family protein produces MSEWLEHTVQTEVSIPVEYAWSLWSDLQAMPRWMKWIDSVVVTADPEISAWKLGTNGLTFTWKSRILKQIPNQIIQWESIGGLPNRGAVRFYGRPNNTTIVKLSIAYAIPAIGQLMDNLFLGQIVESTLQSDLERFRGYAQENFQSN; encoded by the coding sequence ATGAGTGAATGGCTAGAACATACCGTCCAAACTGAAGTGTCTATTCCCGTGGAATATGCGTGGTCGTTGTGGTCAGATTTACAGGCTATGCCCCGTTGGATGAAGTGGATTGACTCTGTGGTAGTCACTGCCGATCCTGAAATATCTGCTTGGAAACTCGGCACAAACGGCTTAACTTTTACTTGGAAATCTCGAATTCTGAAGCAAATTCCCAACCAAATTATTCAATGGGAGTCGATTGGTGGTCTGCCAAATCGTGGAGCTGTAAGATTTTATGGTCGTCCTAATAATACGACGATTGTGAAGTTAAGCATTGCCTATGCAATTCCTGCGATCGGGCAGCTTATGGATAATTTATTTCTAGGACAGATTGTGGAGTCTACTCTACAATCTGATTTAGAACGATTTCGAGGTTACGCTCAAGAAAATTTTCAGAGCAATTAA
- a CDS encoding adenylate/guanylate cyclase domain-containing protein, with protein sequence MSTEQPELKFGNLNLWIVGFSPLLPQLIGSAFNIWYNTTRVQPLLSSIQQQFFTNTVLGYNAIAYPIAIAVWTYCLMSVHKPINALIHRQTISQRQLTQLRRRVINLPWWGTGIAAVCWFACIPIFLTILQLSPDPLNPLVLLYLPISLTISGLIAVTQSFFMIELLSQKLLYPFLFKDIKAHTILGAYALSLNHRGLLVVISTGICPIVSLLLLISIPPPADWQNLWFALTVGIIGIIFGLISALMLGHTVLEPVMALKFASQEVELGNFTTRILLKRADEFGTLIDEFNEMVLALQEKEYLQAMFGRHVGQKAAQQILLQNPDLGGYEQKLTVMFIDLRDFTARSSVCLPQESVALLNRFFTVMVKIVEQQNGGMVNKFLGDGFMALFGVGEPDVNHAWQAVRAGQEMLESLTIINQQITQEGQLSLAMGIGIHTGVAVVGSIGSPERLEYTAIGDTVNIASRVESLTKTLQVPLLLTHSTRQSLPNHLLSQELPAQMVKGQSQPIRVYMLAKANSDQANQEIY encoded by the coding sequence ATGAGTACAGAGCAACCAGAATTAAAGTTTGGAAATCTCAATCTTTGGATTGTCGGCTTTTCACCATTGTTACCGCAGCTTATTGGGAGTGCTTTCAATATTTGGTACAACACAACGCGGGTGCAGCCATTATTGTCGTCTATTCAACAACAGTTTTTTACTAACACAGTGCTGGGTTATAACGCGATCGCTTATCCAATAGCGATCGCTGTTTGGACTTACTGCTTAATGTCTGTACATAAGCCAATCAATGCTTTGATCCATCGCCAGACTATTTCTCAAAGACAATTAACCCAGCTACGCCGTCGAGTGATTAATTTGCCGTGGTGGGGAACTGGAATCGCCGCAGTTTGTTGGTTTGCTTGCATTCCTATCTTTTTAACAATATTGCAATTATCACCCGATCCATTAAATCCTTTAGTCTTGCTGTATCTGCCGATTTCATTGACTATTTCAGGGCTGATTGCAGTTACGCAAAGCTTTTTTATGATCGAGTTACTTAGTCAAAAATTACTTTATCCATTTCTTTTTAAAGATATTAAAGCTCACACAATATTAGGAGCTTATGCACTTTCTCTGAACCATCGAGGACTTTTGGTAGTTATTTCAACAGGCATTTGTCCTATTGTTTCATTGTTACTTCTCATTTCCATACCTCCTCCCGCCGATTGGCAAAATCTTTGGTTTGCTCTAACCGTTGGCATAATTGGAATTATCTTTGGTCTCATTAGTGCCTTAATGCTGGGACATACTGTTCTAGAACCTGTAATGGCTCTGAAATTCGCTTCTCAAGAAGTTGAATTGGGTAATTTTACAACTCGGATTTTGTTGAAACGAGCCGATGAATTTGGGACATTAATTGACGAATTTAATGAAATGGTTTTGGCTCTTCAAGAAAAAGAATATCTACAAGCTATGTTTGGTCGTCATGTTGGACAAAAAGCTGCCCAGCAGATTTTGCTGCAAAACCCTGACCTTGGGGGCTACGAGCAGAAATTAACAGTGATGTTTATTGACTTGAGAGATTTTACAGCTAGGAGTAGTGTTTGTTTACCACAAGAATCTGTGGCTTTGTTGAACCGTTTTTTTACAGTCATGGTCAAAATCGTAGAACAACAGAATGGAGGTATGGTAAACAAATTCTTGGGGGACGGTTTTATGGCTTTATTTGGTGTTGGAGAACCTGACGTTAACCATGCTTGGCAGGCGGTGAGAGCGGGGCAAGAAATGTTAGAGAGTTTAACAATAATTAATCAACAAATTACCCAAGAAGGGCAGTTGTCTCTAGCAATGGGTATTGGTATTCATACGGGCGTAGCAGTTGTTGGCAGTATTGGCTCACCAGAGCGATTGGAATATACAGCTATTGGTGACACTGTAAATATTGCTTCCCGAGTGGAGTCTCTGACTAAAACATTGCAAGTTCCGTTATTGCTTACACACAGCACTCGTCAATCTCTACCAAATCATTTACTTAGTCAAGAATTACCTGCTCAGATGGTAAAAGGACAGTCTCAACCGATTAGAGTTTATATGCTTGCTAAAGCTAACAGCGATCAAGCGAACCAAGAAATTTATTAA